The genomic segment CGTGTTCTGCGCCATTACGGGCATTGCATGCGTACAGACCAGAAGCAAACATGACAACCATAGAATCTCCTTCATTCGAACCAACCCTCCTTTATTAAACGAAACCATTGCCTGCTGGATCAACGGACGTTTCTTTATGGTGCGTTCCCCCTAACAAACAAAAAAAGCCACAAAGGGTCATCCCCTTTCGGGTGTATGAACCTTCGTGGCCTTTTTTTGCTATTTATGATCCACTCCCTGTCAACCATCAACAGGGAATAGGGTATCCGTGGACTTTGCTCTCGTACGATCGGCTTCAGCCGAAATTAAGAGATCTCACTACAACAAGCTGTGCTATGAAGTCAAATAGTTTTTGTCCGGCGGCTTTCCTGCTTTCCCGATTTATAAGGCAATGTCAAGAACCCCGGACAGGCAAACGATCTGATAAGGGGGCCAAAAACCCGGTCACCACTCAGAACCGCGGTTGATTGCTTAAAAAAACAACACTGCTTGGCGCAGTGCTGCATTTTCACGAATCAGGGCCGCCTTATCCTCCTCAGCCCACCGTTGGCTGATGAAAAATCCCGCAGCAAAGCCCAAACAAAAGATGGCGAAAATAATAACGGTAAACCACCGACCGTACTGCCACCATTTGAACCGTATGTATCTTTTGCGATGGAATTGTTTCATGGTCATAGTATCGTCCCGCATGCGATAGTCCTAATCGGGGGAAACAGGGGGTATCAACCCCGAAGAGAACCCTTGCCGTTCATCATTGATCAAAACCTTTTTCCGCTTTGGTTCCCGTATAGCGTCACGCCCCTCATCATTATCAACAACAAAGAGACGAGGGGGTTCGAGGTAACGATATAATCCAAAACCAAAAAAATTATATCACCTTTTTGCTTCAAAAAACCACTGAAACCGCTTATTTGAAGTTGTCAGATGCCGGCGCATAACCGTCGAAGGCGCTTCGTATGGAACTTTCAGGATCCGTAACAGGCCAAACGATCCTTGAGAACGGCTCCTCATCTGTGTTAGACTATGCCGATCAAAGCATAAACGCACCTAACAACTTGAATATAAAATATAAAAAACAGTGCTTGCCGGATTTGTCGGCCCGTTTTTATCACACTGTGTATCGGAGCGAAAATATTTGAATTGGGGGTTGTTGTACCATGCCGTTTAGACCATGATGGGTTGACCGGTGACCGCAAGTGGGCCAACAACTGAGACTTACGTAACAGGAAAGTAAGACGGGGAAAAATGGATAAAATCAAGGAATCCATCCTCTTGGTTGACGATCAGCCGGCCAACCTTCAGGTGCTTATTCATACACTGGAGAGGCTCGGATGCAAGCTTTTGGTTGCCAAAAACGGCAAGGCGGCCTTGGCGATTGCGCAAAAAGCGCGCCCGGATCTCATTTTGCTGGATATCATGATGCCGGGAATCAACGGATTTGAGGTGTGCCGACAGTTGAAAGAGAATCCGGACACGCAGAAAATACCTGTGATTTTCCTTTCCGCGCTTGATGAAACAGGCGATAAGGTGCATGGGCTGCAACTTGGTGCAGTGGACTATGTGGCCAAGCCCTTCCAGCCTGAGGAAATAATCGCCCGTGTGAACACCCATCTGACTATCCAACGCCTGAGCCGCGAAGTGCAACGGCAAAAAGATGAACTGGAGCATGAATTGCAGATCGTATCGCAACTCCAACGAAACCTTTTGCCTGAGCACCTGCCGCAAGTCGATGGGTTAAAACTTGCAGTGCACTATGAACCCTGCCGCTATACAGGCGGTGATTACTACGACGTTCTGAAACTGCCGAACGGCCTGCTGGCCATTCTGATGGCTGATGTGGAAGGCCATAGCGCGCCGGCGACAGTCATGATGGCCATAACCTGTGCCCTGTTTCGTTCATGCCCGACCTGCCATACCAACCCGGATCAGTTGCTCTCCTGCATCAACGAAAACCTTTGTAAAGTGAACATGGAAAGCTTTGTCTCAGCAATCTACGCTGTTTACGACCCGCGTTGCAGAAAACTGAAAATCGCTCGCGCCGGTCATCCACTTCCTATTCTCTACAGACCTTCCGAGAAAAAAACGACTGAAATACCCTGTGACGGCGTATTTCTGCTGGGATTTAAATCTTATTCCGATAATGTTCCGGTTACCGAGGTCGCGCTTCAACCCGGCGACCGTCTGCTATTTTATACGGATGGTATCACCGATCGCGTCAGCGAGACACAGGAGCTCTACGGAACAAACCGCCTGTTACACCAATTCGGGGCTGCCGTCTCCGAGGACCCGGCAGCCGTCCTCAAAGGGATTGTCGATGACCTGTCACAATTCGCGGGGGGTCGCCCGGCAGACGACGACCAAGCGATGTTGATGATCGTCGCCGAATGAGCACCAATACTCTTGAAGTATCCTTCAAGAAGCGTGATTCACGGGAAACCCTTTGCATGAAAATGCCGGGATCAGTTCGGCGGAAAGGAATAGGATGCGGCCTTGAAACCAACCAAGAAAACGAAAACAAGCAAGACGGCTGCAAGGAAGCAGGAGGCCAAAGATGGCTCGGTTCCTGTCAAAATCAACGATGTTTCCTTAACAGAGCTGCTCGATATTGAACAACTGAACCCGATCCTGAATGACTTTTGCAACGCGGTCGGGATTGCCGCAGCAATAATAGATCTTGAGGGGAATATCCTTGTTTGCGCTCACTGGCAGCGCATTTGTACCGCTTTCCACCGGGTTGACAAGCGAACGCGCGCGCGCTGTATCGAAAGTGATACCAAGCTCTCTGCAACGCTGAAAGAAGGCAAGCAATTTTCGATTTACCACTGCAAGAACGGCTTAACCGACGCCGCTTCGCCGATCATCATCAAAGGGGAGCATGTGGCCAATGTTTTTGTGGGACAGTTTCTCCTGGCCAAACCTGACAACACCTATTTTAAAAAGCAGGCTCTGGAATTCGGCTTCGATACGGCGGATTACTTGAAGGCGCTCGATGAAGTGCCGATCGTCCCTCAAGAAAAACTGCCCGCTATTCTCGGGTTTCTGACAGGTTTCACCCGCCTCGTAGCATCTCTAAGCCTTGAGCGGATCAAAGCCACAACAGCTGAAACTACCTGCAAACTCAGTCAGGAAAACTCGAAACAGGCCAAAACGGAATTGATGCGTTATAAGGCGCATCTGGAAAAACTGGTGGCGGATAGAACTGAGGCACTCGAGCATTCCGAGCAATACAGCCGACTTATCCTGCAATCGGTGGCAGAAGGGATTATCGGAACAGATGTGAAAGGCCACTGCACCTATGCCAATGAAGCCGCGCTAAAAATGCTCGGGTATTCCTTCGACGAAATATTCGGCCACTCCATGCACGACTTATTCCACCATTCGAATGCTGACGGCTCACCGCACCTGCAGAAGGAATGCCCGATTTATTTTGCCTATACGCAGGGAATAACCAGCTTTCGCAGGGACGAGGTGTTTTGGCGCAAGGACGGTTCGTTTTTTGATATTTCCTACACCAGCGTGCCTCAGCGTAAAGGCAATACAATTATCGGCGCCATCGTGGTGTTCCGAGACATCACCAACCGAAAAAGAGCCGAGGATGCCTTACAGGAGAGTGAATATCATCTTAAAACCATTCTGGCGACGACGAATGAAGGGTTTTGGTGGGTTAATAATGACGGGCGTACCGTGGACCTCAATAACGCTTTGTGCAAATTTTTAGGCAGATCACGTGAAGATATTCTGGGCCGGACGCCCTTTGAATTTCTGGACCAGGAAAATACCGCGATCTTGAAGGAGCAGTTTAAACGCAGGGCTCTCGGTGAAACCAGCATCTATGAGCTCGCCCTCAGCCGGCCGGATGGTTCAAAGGTGTCATGCCTGTTTCACGCAACCCCGCTTTATAATAAAAATGGAATAAAAACAGGCTCTTTTGCCATGATTGCGGATATCACCCATCTCAAAAATATGGAAAAGGAACTCATCATCGCCCGGAACAAGGCAGAGAATGCTACCCGGGCAAAAAGTGATTTTCTGGCGAACATGAGCCACGAGATCCGCACCCCCATGAACGCTGTCCTGGGGATGATACATCTGGCACTCAAGACGGACTTAACACCGAAACAAAGAGACTACCTCAACAAGATTCAAATTTCTTCCAACGCTCTTATGGGCGTCATCAACGACATTTTGGATTTCTCCAAGATCGAGGCCGGAAAACTGAGCATGGAGTCTATCAGCTTCAATCTGGATGAAGTCCTGGACAACCTGGCCACTCAGATTACGATCAAGGCTCAGGAAAAAGAAGGGATCGAGGTTTTATTCCGCTCCGAAGCCAATGTACCCCGCTATCTGGTGGGAGATCCCCTACGGTTAAATCAAATTTTAGTCAACCTGGCCAACAACGCCATTAAATTTACCGAGCGTGGCGAAATCGTGATTTCTATCGAATTGGTCAGTCTGACCGGGAAAACCGCGGTAATCAAATTCGCCGTTTCCGATACGGGCATCGGTATGACAAAGGAACATATGGCGCAATTATTCACGCCTTTCAGCCAGGCAGACACCTCTATCACCCGCAAGTATGGCGGCACCGGGTTGGGTCTTAGCATCTGTCAACGACTCGTGGCGATGATGGGCGGCAAAATCTGGGTGGAGAGCACGCTTGGGGTCGGCAGCACATTCTTTTTTACCGCCGTTTTCAGCACCGACCATGACGCAAGCAAAGGCCACCACGTTCTACCGCCCAGCCTGAGAGGCATCAAAGCGCTGGTTGTGGATGACAACCCGACATCCCAAGAAATTTTTCAATCGATGCTGGAATCTTTCTCCTTCGAAGTTACCCTGGCGGCTTCCGGCGAAGAAGCCTTGCAGGAAATAGAAAAGTCCATCGGGGCACAACCCTACGACCTGGTGGTGATGGATTGGAAGATGTCGGGTATCGACGGTATAGAGACCTCGAAACGGATCAAGTACAATCCAAGGTTGACCAAGGTTCCGCTCATTGTTCTGGTAAGTGCCTATGGACGAGAAGAAATCATGTGGAAAGCCAAGGCGGCCGGACTCGATAGTTTCCTGATCAAACCGATAAGCCCATCGGTGATGTTCGATACCATCATGAACACCTTAGCCAAGGATACCTCGAAGGCACTGCAACCGGTTGATGAAAAAGAACAGACGTCAGAAACACTAAAGGCGCTTGAAGGCGCCCGGGTCCTGATTGTTGAAGACAGCGAGATCAACCAGCAGGTCGAGATGGAAATCCTTGCCGCTGCGGGGGTTATCGTGTCCCTGGCCAACAACGGCCAAGAGGCCGTGGATATGGTGCGGGAGAATCACTTCGATGCCCTGCTGATGGATGTTCAGATGCCGGTAATGGACGGCTACACAGCCACCCGAATCATCCGCCGAGATACACGGTTCAAGGATCTGCCCATCATCGCCATGACCGCGCATGCGATGGCGGGCGACCATGAAAAGAGTATCGAAGCCGGAATGAACGATCATGTTACCAAACCCATCAATCCATCGCAACTCTACACAATCCTGAATAAATGGATTACAGCCGCTCCCCGCCCCGGTAGGAGCAAACAAGCACCGAAAGCAATTCCGCAGAAGCCAGCCGCCAACATCCATGACGATTTCGCCCCGACATCCACTGAGGGGCAGCCGTTTCCAGCTTCTCTGGATGGATTTGATCTTTCAAACGGGTTGCAACGCCTGCAGGGGAATAAAGCCCTTTACCTTAAGCTCTTGATGAGTTTTGCGGCCAAGTATACGCAAAAGGCCGGTGACATCCGGAATGCACTGAATAACCGGGATTACGATAATGCCCATCGAATGATACACGACATTAAAGGATTGGCAGGCAACCTGGCGGCGCTTCAACTTCACGCCGCAGCCACGAACCTGGAAAAACTGGTCAAACAGGCGGACAAAAAGGATCCACCTTCCCCGGATGCCGTCACCCAAGCCCTTGTCACCTTCGAAACGCTGATGAACCAGGCGTTGCGATCCGCCAACAGTCTGGGATCATTTACAGTAAAGCCAACCCCCATGCCATCGCTTGAATCGACAGGAAAACTGCCGCCGGATCTGGCCAAAGAGGCCGCCGGGCGCTTGCGTGAAGCCGCCGAAATGGGGGATGTGTCAGGGCTGACAGTAATTGCCCAAGAGATGGCCGCACGCTCAAAGAACTTTGCTCCCTATCTGGGCAGCATCACTCAATTGGCAGACGATTTCGATTTTGAAGGCATTCTGAGGCTGGCCCATGATCTGGAAAAAATTCAGGGCGAATAGCTTTTTCCTATTCGATGCCCGACATATAAAAAACCGGACCCTCTAAAAAGAAGGCCCGGTTCCATCTATTCCGTTTTGCCCCTGCCGCAAACACCGCAGGGCTGCGGTCAGTTTGTTATTGAATCGCTTTCCACTTTCATTCCGTCGCCGGGGAATAAAACTTTCCCGTCATGATCTCTGTTGCGGGGTCATGTTATTGTCTGCAACTTTACCCAAAATAACCTCCCCAAAATAACCTCATCGTTTCACATCGCCTGTTTAAAAAGATGCGCAGGAAACCCTGATGAACCCCGCAATCTGTTCCCTTCCCTTTTGGCCGGTTATAAGCTTAGTTGGTCGGATTAAATTGAACCCTTCTGTTTTTGGCTCTGCCTTCTTCCGTATTATTGGTATCAACCGGATTGGAAAAACCAAAGCCCTTAATGGAAAGCCGTTCTTTTGCAATGCCTTTGGAGACCAGGTAATTCATTACCGACATGGCTCTTTCTTCAGAAAGCTTCTGATTGTATTTCTGGGATCCGATATTGTCCGTATGTCCTTGAACTTCTACATTCATGGCCGGCTGGCTGTTCAGATAATCCACCGTTTCATCCAGACACGGATAATACATGGGCTTGATATCCGATTTATTAAAATCGAAATTAAGGCCTTTACACACCCAGCATCCGGCCTCATTGACCTTCACACCCTTTGGCGTATTGGGGCATTTGTCCAGATAATCGGGAACACCGTCGCCATCGCTGTCCAATGGGCAGCCAAAACTATCCACTTTTACCCCCCTTGGGGTGTCCGGGCATTTGTCCTTGCTGTCAACAACACCGTCTCCGTCACTATCAGCCTCTACAACAGGAGGCGCAGGCGCAGGCGCTGGTGGCGGGGGCTCAACAGCGGCCATTGGCGTCTTGCCGCCGAATTGAAAACTCACACCCGCGGTGTAAAGGAGATTGTTGTATCTATCGCCCCCGTCGAAATCCAGAACATGACGCACATCCAATCTCAGAGCGACGGCTTCATTCAAAAAATATTTGATGCCCGCCCCGTAGTCGGCTGCAAAGTCCTTGTCACTGCTGCTGCCATCGGGGTCAAATGTAAAACCGCCGACACCGAATGCAACAAAAGGGACCAGTTTTTCTGTGGGCCTAAAGTGATACAGCGCGTCCAGACGATAGAGATAAACGTTCAGATCTTCGTTCAAATCGTCATCAAATTTCGTGGCTGCAAAATTGAAGGCGGCCTCTGCGGCCCAGTTTTCGGTAAAGTGATACCCCAGGTTGATCCCGTAGGTGAAATCATCTTCAATATCTTGATTTCCCTCAAACATATAGCCTCCGACAACCGGAGAAAGGCTGACAGAGCCCGCTTTGACTTGCGCATCCGCGTTAGTTGCTGCCAATTGGAACAAAACGACCAAAAAAATGGCCATAACTGATCTTACACTTCTCATTTTTTCCTCCTTGAATAAGATTACTTTTGAACGGCAAAGGTCCTTACATTGAAATGTTGCTTTAAGTTGAGCTGGTGAAGAATCGGATTAAGGGTTAATTGGGCAAATACTTTTACTTGATAGTGCTATCGGAAGCGATTGTCAAGGGATGAATCGATCTTTTTATCAAGCAACTGGTCGATATATCAGCATGTTAGACCGAAAATAACTGATGTGAACATTTATAAATAATTCTTTCTCATCATAGACGAACCAATGTCGTTCTTAATCTCTGTCTACTTACTTATATATGTATAATCAGCGTGTTAAATTGTTGTAAGGTCACTAACTACAATACCTTTCATGACTGTTTCATACCGGAAATCGGGCAGGTTGCCCGCCGGGCAAGCTTCTTACGGCGTTGCATCGAAGGGTATCTCACTCCGCCCGAAGCGCTTCCACCGGGTCCAGCCCGGCTGCACGTCTTGCGGGCAACACACCTGCCATAAGCCCGATAGCGGCTGAAAGCCCTTCGGCATAAAGCGCATAGATCCAGGGGGTGTGCGTGGGAAGCGCGGGGACGAACAGTTCTAAAAGCCAGGCGCCGCCGGCCCCCATGATCAGGCCCGCCAGGCCGCCGATGCCTGCCAGCACCACCGCCTCGCCGATAAATAGATAAAGAATTTGGTTTTTTCCCGCGCCGATGGCCCGAAGCAGGCCGATTTCGCTGGTTCGTTCATGCACTGCGATGGTCATGATGGTTAAAATCCCCACACCGCCCACCAGAAGTGATATGGCTCCCAACGCGCCAACCGCCAATGTGAGGACACCCAAAATGGACCCCAGCACCTCAAGCATCTGCTCTTGCGTGGTTACGGTAAAGTCTTCCGAACCGTGCCGGTCCTTGAGCAGTTTTTTAACTCTTTTGGCGATGGTTTCGGAAGCGATGCCCGCCTGATACAGAATGTCGATTTCCATCAGGCTTTCCACATTAAAAAGGCTCATGGCCCTGGCCGTGGGAATGTAGACGGCGTCATCCAGGTCAAAACCGAGCATCTGGCCCTTGGATTCCATCACGCCGATCACCCGGTAGCGCTCTCCGCCGATTCTTACGAACCGGCCCAGCGCACCCGCGCCCCGAAAGAGCTCATCCTGAACTTTACTTCCCAGCACGACAAAGGCCCTGGCCGCCCATTGATCATCCGCCGGCAGGAAACGCCCCTTTGCGATATTAAATTGCCATACAAGCGTGGCGGACGACCCCACGCCGAAAACAAAGGTGCGCCTGCGCCGCTTTTCAAACTCCACGGCCGCATTGCCCTGAACCACCGATACCGTATCGATAACACCGGGGATGCGTTTGATCGCCACCTCATCGGCAATGCTTAACGGCCGAATGTTGTTGATCAAGGCGCCGGACATGCCCGTGGTGGTCGCTTTGCCCGGGTTAATGCCGATCAGATTGGTGCCGAACTGCGTAAACTCGGAGAGCACGAACCGATGCACCCCTTCTCCGATCGATGTCAGCAGCACGACCGAGGCAATCCCGACCGAAATCCCGAGAATCGTGAGAAAACTTCGCATTCGCTGATCCGTCAGCGAACTTAAGGAAATTTTGATGACATCCTGAAAACGCATTTTGTCAGCCGAATCACCTTCTTGAAAGCGATAACACCGGATCCAGGGCCGCCGCACGCCGAGCCGGCAAGACACCGAAAATAAGACCGGTGACGATGGCAACACCCACGGCCGCGCCCAGCGCCCAGAGCGGCACGGAGAGCGGGAAGGCCGGAAAAATTTTCACGAGCGCCCACTTTCCGGCGCCGGCCAGCAAGAGCCCGAAAAACGCACCGATTACCGAAAGAATCGCCGATTCCGCCAGAAAAATGACCATGACACGGCCGTTCGGAGCGCCGAGCGCCTTTAGCAGCCCGACTTCCGCCGTCCGTTGGGAAACCGCAATAAGCATGACATTCATGATCAAAATGCCGGCCACCCCGAGGCTGATGGCGGCGATGCCGGCAACCGTCAGGGTCAGGGCGGTAAAAATTCTATCAAAGGTCGACAAGACGGCATCCTGAGTGATCACCGTGATATCGTCTTCGCCGTCGTGGCGTTCCCGAATGATTTTTTTGATCGCTTCCTTGGCAGGCTCGATGGCGTCCCGATTCTTGGCCTGAACCGTGATGCGAAATAATCCCTCCGTATTGAAAAGGGCTTGCGCCGATGCCACTGGGATCACCACTATATCCCCCATATCAAGCCCTACGGCTTCCCCTTTTTTGGCCATCACGCCAGTCACCTGAAACCGCCGGTCTCCGATACGAATGCGCTCGCCCAGCGGGGTGTTGTTTCCGAACAATTCCTGCTTGATTTTATACCCCAGCACGCAAACGGACTCGCCCCGTGTCGGGTCTCCGGTCGGCAAAAAACGCCCTTGCGCCATGGAAATTTGGCGAATGTCCGATAAAGCCGGGGTCGAGCCCAGAATCGTGACCTCCCGGTCCCGTCCGCTCCAGGCGACGGGGGCGGCCCCCATCACAACCGGCGCCACATATCGAATAAGCGAAGAGCGCTGCAAGGCCATTGCGTCCACCAGGGTCAGATCCCTGGGCGTAATTCCCAGCAGCGGCGGCGGGCCGCCGACCGTTTCTGAGCGACCCGGCAAGATAATGATCAGATGCGTTCCCAGGGAGGAAAATTCATTGATCACATACCGGCGCGCCCCTTCACCCAAGGTGGAAAGAAGCACCACGGAGCCCACGCCGATGGCCATGGCAAGGAGCATCAGCAGGGTTCGGGTCGGGTACCCGGCCGCGGCGCGAAAGACAAATCGGAAGATATCGTTTGGTTTCATGGGGGAGGGTGACCTGCCGCACCGGTCAGGCTATCGGTTGTGATTCGACCGTCATCCATCAGAATTTGCCGTTTCGCCCGATGGCCCAATGCCGGATCATGGGTCACCATGAGCAGGGTGATTCCCTCCCGGTTAAGCGATTCAAGAATATCGATGACATCCTGGCCGGACGCCCGATCCAGGTTTCCCGTGGGCTCATCGGCCAGCAGCAGGCGGGGCCGCATGATGGTCGCCCTGGCAATGGCCACCCGCTGGCGCTGGCCGCCCGAGAGCTGATCCGGCCGGTGCTGGGCACGGTGGGTCAGCCCGAAGGCTTCCAGTGCCTCGCCAACGCGCTTTTTCCGCTCCTTTGCATCCATGCCGGCAAGCACCATGGGCAGTTCGATATTTTCACCCGCCGTCATTCGCGGCACGAGGTGAAAAAACTGAAAGACAAAGCCGATTTTATGGCAGCGAAGGTCGGCCAGGTTCTTATCCGTGAGCGATGTCGTATTCAGATCGTCCAACAGATAGGTGCCGCTGTCCGGCCGATCGAGTAGGCCGATCATGTTCAGCAACGTGGATTTGCCGGACCCGGAGGGCCCCATGATCGCGACATACTCACCGGCCTCAACGCTTAAGTTCACCTCCCGCAAGGCATGCACGGTCTCATCGCCGACCTGAAATTCTCTTTGAACCGTTGAGAGCCGAATCACGGGGTCGCCTCCTGTGAAAGCGCTGCGGCTACGCCGTCTTTAATGCCCTGCCGATCCACATTGACGACAACGGATTGACCCTCCCGAAGACCTGAGAGAATCTCCGTAAAGGCCCAATTGGATAAACCGGTTTTTACGGCGACTTCCCGAATGATTTTCTCAGCCGGGACAAAAACGAACACCTTTTTACCGTCCAGAATCGCTTCGGTGGGAATCCGTAAGGTGTCTTTTTTAACCGCCAGAATAATTTCGACATCCGCGCTGTAACCCGCCAGAAGGTGCGAGATATCCTCAGGGGTTAAAAAGGATGCCTCCACGTCCACGGTCCTGGCCTGTTTTTCCAGATCCAGCACATAAGGGGCAATACGGCGCACGTGGCCCTCAAAGCGTTTGTCCTTAAAGGCATCCAGCGTGATGCGGGTGGGCATGCCGACTTGAACGCCCGCGGCATCCACTTCGTCAATGGGCGCCGTCACATAAAAGCAGTTATTTTCGATCAGATCCACCGTGGGCAGCGTGGGCACGCCGACCGGCGAGGGCGTGACGTATTCGTTCAACTCCCCTGTGATTTCCGCCACCACACCGTCAAACGGCGCATAAAGGCGGGTTCTGTTCAGGGTCGCCTTGGCAACATCGATACGGGCATTGCTCATGGCTACAGAAGCCCGTGCCGATTCACACTGCGCGCGAAGGGCTTTGGCCTGAGTAACGGCGCGATCGGCGTTTTCTTCGGACACGGTCCTTGAGGGCAGCAGTTTTTGGGCGCGATCGGCATTCCGTTGCGCGACTTCAGCATTGAGGCATGTGGCTTTCGCCGTTGCTTCGGCTGCGGTTGCCTCTCGCTGCGCCAATTCCAGTTGCGCGGATAAGTCCTCATTCCAGACTTCGAGCAGCAATTGCCCGGCGGTTACCTTATCGCCCTCTTTTACAGGCAATTTCGAAATCTGACCGCCGATGCTGGGGGTCAGGCGCGCCCTTCTGCACGCTTTCACGGTGCCTGCGCGGGTATTGGCCACGGTTTTTTCCACCGTCCCCCGAACGACCGGTTTGACAATTACGTCGATGGGCTTGG from the Desulfobacterales bacterium genome contains:
- a CDS encoding efflux RND transporter periplasmic adaptor subunit, producing MMRRVVRWTVVILIVAGLGYLGWRQTRPKPIDVIVKPVVRGTVEKTVANTRAGTVKACRRARLTPSIGGQISKLPVKEGDKVTAGQLLLEVWNEDLSAQLELAQREATAAEATAKATCLNAEVAQRNADRAQKLLPSRTVSEENADRAVTQAKALRAQCESARASVAMSNARIDVAKATLNRTRLYAPFDGVVAEITGELNEYVTPSPVGVPTLPTVDLIENNCFYVTAPIDEVDAAGVQVGMPTRITLDAFKDKRFEGHVRRIAPYVLDLEKQARTVDVEASFLTPEDISHLLAGYSADVEIILAVKKDTLRIPTEAILDGKKVFVFVPAEKIIREVAVKTGLSNWAFTEILSGLREGQSVVVNVDRQGIKDGVAAALSQEATP